The Thermoleophilum album genome includes a window with the following:
- the dxr gene encoding 1-deoxy-D-xylulose-5-phosphate reductoisomerase, translating to MRSLVIVGATGSIGRQAVEVVRSSPELRVVGLAAGRDWRTLLRLAEELEVEHIALADPEAASQAAEHFSGRVEAGSEGTIALICDTACELVLNAAVGAAGLTATVATLGEGIDLALANKESLVVAGELVTALAEATGARIIPVDSEHSALFQLVRNEPPGTIERLVLTASGGPFRGRRREEIEHASVDQALAHPTWRMGGKITVDSATLMNKGLELIEAHHLFAVPYERLDVVIHPQSIVHALVELNDRALLAHLGLPDMRVPISYALHYPERADVDVPRLDLARVGTLTFEPPDLATFPCLRLAREAGIAGGSAPCVLNAANEVAVNAFLAGQLPFGRIAEVVERTLERCPRQPLRHFMDVAAADAEARRVAQELVTAVRA from the coding sequence GTGCGCAGCCTGGTGATCGTGGGGGCAACGGGTTCGATCGGCCGTCAGGCGGTCGAGGTGGTACGCAGCAGCCCGGAGCTGCGGGTCGTGGGCCTCGCCGCTGGACGCGACTGGCGCACGCTCCTCCGTTTGGCGGAGGAGCTTGAGGTCGAGCACATCGCGCTCGCCGACCCCGAGGCCGCATCACAAGCCGCCGAGCACTTCTCCGGACGCGTGGAGGCGGGCAGCGAAGGCACCATCGCTCTGATTTGCGACACCGCTTGCGAGTTGGTGTTGAACGCCGCCGTCGGTGCCGCCGGCCTCACCGCGACCGTCGCCACGCTCGGCGAGGGCATCGATCTGGCGCTCGCTAACAAGGAGAGCCTGGTGGTTGCAGGCGAGCTCGTTACCGCGCTTGCGGAGGCCACGGGAGCCCGAATCATCCCCGTCGATTCCGAGCACTCGGCGCTCTTTCAGCTGGTCCGCAACGAGCCGCCGGGGACCATCGAGCGGCTCGTCTTGACGGCCTCCGGCGGTCCCTTTCGCGGCCGCCGCCGCGAGGAGATCGAGCACGCGAGCGTCGACCAGGCACTCGCCCACCCGACTTGGCGGATGGGCGGCAAGATCACGGTCGACTCCGCGACGTTGATGAACAAGGGGCTCGAGCTGATCGAAGCCCACCACCTGTTCGCGGTACCTTACGAGCGCCTGGATGTGGTGATCCACCCGCAGTCGATCGTGCACGCCTTGGTGGAGCTCAACGATCGGGCGCTGCTCGCCCATCTCGGACTTCCCGACATGCGGGTGCCGATCTCCTACGCCTTGCACTACCCCGAGCGGGCGGATGTCGACGTGCCCCGACTGGATCTAGCTCGTGTCGGCACCTTGACCTTCGAGCCGCCCGATCTCGCGACTTTCCCCTGCCTGCGCCTGGCGCGCGAGGCCGGTATAGCGGGCGGCAGCGCACCCTGCGTTTTGAACGCGGCCAACGAGGTCGCCGTCAACGCCTTTCTGGCCGGGCAACTTCCGTTCGGGCGAATCGCGGAGGTCGTTGAACGGACCCTGGAGCGTTGCCCGCGCCAGCCGCTGCGTCACTTCATGGACGTCGCTGCGGCCGATGCCGAGGCGCGTCGTGTCGCACAGGAGTTGGTGACGGCGGTGCGCGCATGA
- a CDS encoding ABC-ATPase domain-containing protein yields the protein MASASPEQPLARAGASGDLVQLARLLERLDGSSYGSYRRLRGNWSFDGGVLAIDRVQPDPFAPPSRARLVLDARWTGLPREFTCTADRRRALADLIARQGRSRAPREVRIDAGGQRIIERSSCEVADDGAVTLRFGLELPGRGRRIDGRNAERLICRDLPALARALRYGELGRERIALHAATVEDAQALRAMLPAHRWIAFLADDSLLPRRSGVDERPARAAVPLRAPASLASVVELPNRGRVRGLALREGTTLLVGGGYHGKSTLLRALADGVYDHLPGDGRELCVTRSDAVHVRAEDGRAVTRVDIGAFIGELPTGTTGRDFSTQAASGSTSQAASICEALEAGSRLLLIDEDTSATNLLIRDARMQALVPKRDEPITPLIDLLTPLEREHGVSIVLVSGGVGDYLGVANTVVLMRRFVPEEVTEQAHRIAASLPARRSEAERFGAIRERLPQLAIARRRGAEFPRLRAPSVRELRLGDELVDLSAVEQLAERSQTLAIGVAIAQLERSGALDGSTSLRLLLDRCEQAFEDRALHRWAERLGVDLARPRRYELAAALNRIRSLRVVGFS from the coding sequence GTGGCTTCGGCTTCGCCTGAGCAGCCACTTGCGCGCGCCGGTGCGAGCGGCGACCTCGTTCAGCTTGCGAGGCTCCTGGAGCGCCTCGACGGTTCCTCCTACGGCTCTTACCGCCGCCTGCGCGGCAACTGGTCGTTCGACGGTGGTGTGCTCGCGATCGATCGTGTCCAGCCGGACCCCTTCGCTCCGCCGTCGCGCGCTCGCCTTGTGCTCGATGCTCGGTGGACCGGCTTGCCGCGCGAGTTCACGTGCACCGCCGACCGGCGCCGAGCGCTTGCGGACTTGATCGCTCGCCAGGGCCGCAGCCGCGCGCCGCGCGAGGTGCGGATCGACGCAGGGGGGCAACGGATCATCGAGCGCTCATCCTGCGAGGTCGCTGACGACGGTGCCGTGACGCTGCGCTTCGGTCTCGAGCTGCCGGGCCGCGGTCGACGGATCGACGGGCGCAACGCCGAGCGCTTGATCTGCCGCGACCTGCCTGCCCTCGCGCGCGCGCTCCGTTACGGGGAGCTCGGGCGTGAGCGGATAGCGCTGCATGCGGCCACGGTCGAGGATGCCCAGGCGCTACGCGCGATGCTCCCCGCGCACCGCTGGATCGCCTTCCTCGCCGACGACTCGCTGCTACCCCGGCGCAGCGGCGTCGACGAGCGTCCCGCCCGGGCGGCGGTGCCGCTGCGCGCGCCCGCTTCGCTGGCGAGCGTGGTCGAGTTGCCGAACCGCGGCCGGGTGCGTGGTCTCGCGCTGCGCGAGGGGACGACGCTGCTCGTGGGCGGCGGGTACCACGGCAAATCGACGCTGCTGCGCGCACTCGCCGACGGCGTGTACGACCACCTGCCGGGGGATGGCCGCGAGCTTTGCGTTACGCGCTCCGACGCTGTTCACGTACGGGCCGAGGACGGACGCGCCGTCACTCGCGTCGACATCGGTGCGTTCATCGGCGAGTTGCCGACGGGCACGACCGGCCGCGACTTTTCGACCCAGGCGGCGTCTGGATCGACCTCGCAGGCAGCATCGATCTGCGAGGCGCTGGAGGCCGGTTCGCGACTGCTTTTGATCGATGAGGACACCTCGGCGACGAACCTGCTGATCCGTGACGCGCGCATGCAAGCGCTGGTCCCAAAGCGCGACGAGCCGATCACGCCGCTGATCGATCTGCTGACGCCGCTCGAACGGGAACACGGCGTTTCGATCGTCTTGGTCAGCGGTGGCGTCGGCGATTACCTGGGCGTCGCCAACACCGTCGTCCTAATGAGACGTTTCGTACCCGAGGAGGTGACCGAGCAGGCCCACCGGATCGCCGCGTCGCTGCCGGCGCGCCGAAGCGAAGCCGAGCGCTTCGGCGCGATCCGCGAGCGGCTCCCGCAGCTCGCCATCGCGCGTAGGCGGGGCGCCGAGTTTCCGCGGCTGCGTGCGCCCTCGGTGCGCGAGCTGCGGCTCGGCGACGAGCTTGTCGACCTCTCCGCGGTCGAGCAACTCGCCGAGCGTTCCCAGACGCTCGCGATCGGCGTCGCTATCGCCCAGCTCGAGCGCAGCGGTGCGCTCGACGGCTCGACGTCACTGCGCTTGCTGCTCGACCGCTGCGAGCAGGCGTTCGAGGATCGCGCCCTGCATCGCTGGGCCGAGCGCCTGGGCGTCGACCTCGCGCGACCGCGCCGCTACGAGCTGGCGGCGGCGCTCAACCGCATTCGCTCGCTGCGCGTGGTCGGCTTCAGCTAG
- a CDS encoding phosphatidate cytidylyltransferase, which produces MARVRSGEAARPSARRPARRGELGARVLVAVPALAYAVAIIVTGGWVFALGILVLGWAALAEIGTAMARARPPMGAAVLATSAAVFGALAFGPSAIAPAVALSLPLAFGLYLFRRDRRRAAWGTAVVAFATLWVGVPLAHAVLLRELDHGAGLVVDVLVGTFVGDSAAYLGGRALGTTPLAARISPNKTVEGLLCGIVGGTVAVWVAGLYQDWLAGTDALLLGLAVAVAAPIGDLFESLVKRDLGVKDLGRLFGAHGGVLDRLDAALFAIVVGYYVARGFGFA; this is translated from the coding sequence ATGGCCCGGGTCCGGAGCGGAGAGGCGGCACGGCCGAGCGCGCGCCGTCCGGCGCGTCGGGGGGAGCTCGGGGCGCGCGTGCTGGTCGCCGTTCCCGCGCTCGCCTACGCGGTCGCGATCATCGTGACGGGCGGCTGGGTGTTCGCCCTCGGCATACTCGTTCTCGGCTGGGCGGCGTTGGCGGAGATCGGGACGGCGATGGCCCGTGCGCGACCGCCGATGGGCGCGGCCGTGCTTGCCACGAGCGCTGCGGTATTCGGCGCGTTGGCCTTCGGCCCTTCGGCGATCGCGCCCGCCGTCGCCCTGTCGCTGCCGCTCGCCTTCGGCCTGTACCTGTTCCGCCGCGACCGTCGTCGCGCCGCGTGGGGGACCGCCGTGGTGGCGTTCGCCACCCTCTGGGTCGGCGTCCCGTTGGCGCACGCCGTGCTTTTGCGGGAGCTCGACCACGGCGCGGGCCTCGTCGTCGACGTGCTGGTCGGGACGTTCGTCGGCGATAGCGCCGCTTACCTCGGTGGCCGGGCGCTCGGCACGACACCGCTCGCTGCACGGATATCGCCGAACAAGACGGTCGAGGGACTGCTGTGTGGGATCGTCGGCGGCACCGTCGCGGTCTGGGTAGCCGGTCTTTACCAAGATTGGCTGGCCGGCACCGACGCGCTGCTGCTGGGGCTGGCGGTAGCGGTGGCCGCGCCTATTGGCGACCTCTTCGAGTCGCTCGTAAAGCGCGACCTCGGGGTCAAGGACCTGGGACGCTTGTTCGGCGCTCACGGCGGAGTGCTCGATCGGCTCGACGCGGCCCTGTTCGCGATCGTCGTCGGCTATTACGTCGCGCGTGGCTTCGGCTTCGCCTGA
- the uppS gene encoding polyprenyl diphosphate synthase, which produces MSERDPSRPRYVAIITDGNARWAQRRGLPTLAGHEAGADNVKARLRDAVELGIEELTIYSFSTENWQRPRDEVEGLMRMFRERIDRETPELHEEGVRMRFIGRREGLAEDLVERMRWAEELTAANQRITLFVAFNYGGRAEIVDAAARYHGGGEEAFRRLLYAPDMHDPDLLIRTSGERRISNYLLWQIAYSELVFRDELWPDFDRQAFEQCLAEFSARQRRFGARL; this is translated from the coding sequence GTGAGCGAGCGCGACCCGTCGCGTCCGCGCTACGTCGCGATCATCACCGACGGCAACGCCCGCTGGGCGCAGCGGCGCGGTCTGCCGACGCTGGCGGGGCACGAGGCGGGGGCCGACAACGTCAAGGCGCGTTTGCGCGACGCCGTCGAGTTGGGCATCGAAGAGCTCACGATCTACTCCTTCTCGACTGAGAACTGGCAACGCCCGCGCGACGAGGTCGAGGGTCTGATGCGGATGTTCCGCGAGCGCATCGATCGCGAGACGCCGGAACTGCACGAGGAGGGCGTGCGGATGCGGTTCATCGGCCGGCGCGAGGGTCTTGCCGAGGACCTCGTGGAACGCATGCGTTGGGCCGAGGAGCTGACTGCCGCTAACCAGCGGATCACGCTTTTCGTGGCCTTCAACTACGGCGGTCGCGCGGAGATCGTGGACGCCGCTGCGCGTTACCACGGCGGGGGCGAGGAGGCCTTCCGACGCTTGCTGTACGCCCCCGATATGCATGATCCTGACCTCTTGATCCGCACCAGCGGCGAGCGTCGGATCTCGAACTATCTGCTCTGGCAGATCGCCTACTCAGAGCTCGTCTTCCGCGACGAGCTGTGGCCCGACTTCGATCGCCAAGCGTTCGAGCAGTGCCTCGCCGAGTTCTCGGCCCGGCAACGGCGCTTCGGAGCGCGTCTCTAG
- the frr gene encoding ribosome recycling factor has product MSEELVKDFLKDAERRMAKSVEATRQELHTVRTGRASPHLLDRIEVDYYGARTPLRQIAQVAAPEARLLVVTPYDKSSIGAIEKALLESDLGLTPSNDGTVIRLKIPELTEERRRELVRVVHNIAEQGRVAVRNVRREVMHELRELKREGELGEDEERRAETELQRLTDRFVGEIDQLLAGKEREILEV; this is encoded by the coding sequence ATGAGCGAAGAACTGGTCAAAGACTTTCTGAAGGACGCCGAGCGGCGAATGGCCAAATCGGTGGAGGCAACGCGCCAGGAGCTCCACACCGTCCGTACCGGCCGCGCCTCGCCGCATCTGCTCGACCGCATCGAGGTCGACTACTACGGGGCGCGCACGCCGCTGCGGCAGATCGCGCAGGTTGCGGCGCCGGAGGCACGCCTGTTGGTGGTTACGCCCTACGACAAAAGCTCAATCGGAGCGATCGAGAAGGCGTTGCTCGAGTCCGATCTCGGTCTCACTCCCAGCAACGATGGCACCGTGATTCGTCTGAAGATCCCCGAACTCACGGAGGAGCGACGGCGCGAGCTGGTGCGCGTCGTTCACAACATCGCTGAGCAGGGGCGAGTGGCGGTGCGCAACGTACGGCGCGAGGTGATGCACGAGCTGCGTGAGCTCAAGCGCGAGGGCGAGCTCGGGGAAGACGAGGAGCGTCGCGCCGAAACCGAACTGCAGCGGCTCACCGATCGCTTCGTCGGCGAGATCGATCAGCTGCTCGCCGGCAAGGAACGCGAGATCCTCGAGGTGTGA
- the pyrH gene encoding UMP kinase, whose amino-acid sequence MLLKLSGEALMGSEPYGVDPARVESIARAVKGVADRGVQVAVVVGGGNIYRGLAGAARGMDRATGDYMGMLATVLNALALQDALEKIGADTRVQSAITISEVAEPYIRRRAIRHLEKGRIVIFAAGTGNPFFTTDTAAALRALEIHADALLMAKNAVEGVYTADPRSDPSAKLLTHITHQEALERRLAVMDATALSLCREEGVPIYVFNMDDERNIDRIVSGERVGTLVSS is encoded by the coding sequence ATCCTTCTCAAGTTGTCCGGTGAGGCGCTGATGGGCAGCGAGCCCTACGGCGTCGATCCGGCCCGGGTGGAGTCGATCGCGCGCGCCGTCAAGGGCGTCGCGGACCGCGGCGTGCAGGTGGCAGTGGTCGTTGGCGGCGGCAACATCTACCGCGGCCTGGCCGGCGCGGCGCGTGGCATGGATCGCGCTACCGGCGACTACATGGGGATGCTCGCGACGGTCCTCAACGCGCTCGCTTTGCAGGACGCCTTGGAGAAGATCGGCGCGGACACGCGCGTGCAGTCGGCGATCACGATCTCCGAGGTCGCCGAGCCCTACATCCGTAGGCGCGCGATCAGACATCTCGAGAAGGGCCGGATCGTGATCTTCGCGGCGGGCACCGGCAACCCGTTCTTCACCACCGACACCGCCGCGGCCTTGCGTGCCCTGGAGATTCACGCCGACGCCCTCTTGATGGCCAAGAACGCGGTCGAGGGCGTCTACACGGCCGACCCGCGGAGCGACCCGAGCGCCAAGCTGCTGACGCACATCACGCATCAAGAAGCGCTCGAGCGACGCCTCGCGGTGATGGACGCGACCGCCCTCTCGCTGTGCCGCGAGGAAGGGGTTCCGATCTACGTGTTCAACATGGACGACGAGCGCAACATCGACCGCATCGTCTCGGGCGAGCGCGTCGGGACGCTGGTTTCCTCATGA
- the tsf gene encoding translation elongation factor Ts, producing the protein MSVTARDVKELRDRTGAGMMDCKAALEEAGGDLEKAIEILRVRGQAKAAKRAEREAAEGYIGSYVHADGKIGVLVEVDCETDFVARSNELREFAQEVALHIAWAAPRYVSEDEVPESEREAELRVLREQAAQDGKPPEVQERIAQGRLAKWLDEVVLLRQEHANREKHGGKTIEEMRAELSAKTGENIVIRRFARLAVGE; encoded by the coding sequence GTGAGCGTTACCGCCCGCGACGTAAAGGAGCTGCGCGACCGTACGGGCGCAGGAATGATGGATTGCAAGGCCGCGCTCGAGGAGGCTGGCGGCGATCTCGAGAAGGCGATCGAGATCCTGAGGGTGCGCGGTCAGGCGAAGGCCGCCAAGCGAGCCGAGCGCGAAGCGGCCGAGGGGTACATCGGCAGTTACGTGCACGCCGACGGGAAGATCGGGGTGCTGGTCGAGGTCGACTGCGAGACCGACTTCGTCGCGCGCAGCAATGAGCTGCGCGAGTTCGCCCAGGAAGTCGCGTTGCACATCGCTTGGGCGGCCCCCCGGTACGTGTCGGAGGACGAGGTTCCCGAGAGCGAGCGGGAGGCTGAGCTGCGCGTGCTGCGCGAGCAAGCCGCCCAGGATGGAAAGCCGCCGGAGGTGCAGGAGCGGATCGCCCAAGGGCGGCTCGCCAAGTGGCTCGACGAGGTCGTGCTGCTGCGCCAGGAGCATGCCAACCGCGAAAAGCACGGCGGCAAGACGATCGAGGAGATGCGGGCCGAGCTGTCCGCCAAGACCGGCGAGAACATCGTCATTCGGCGCTTCGCACGGCTCGCGGTGGGCGAGTAG
- the rpsB gene encoding 30S ribosomal protein S2, translating into MREIGIKELLEAGVHFGHQTRRWNPKMRRFIHGERNGIHIIDLTQTEPLLKRACEFARDVAARGGTILFVGTKKQAREAIEEAAKRCGMPYVNNRWLGGLLTNWATISKRIDRLHELEQWTENGTIELLPTRERIHAQHELAKLRTNLGGVRNMQRLPDAVFIVDLKTEEIAVREARRLGIPIIGLVDTNADPDPVDYVIPGNDDSIRSCKLIVDAIADAIAEGREQFAVLEAERAQREAEEREREERERREREEREREERERRAREEALAAGFSPDAPADAEPAEVAMRELRTFEPDEEV; encoded by the coding sequence GTGCGAGAGATCGGCATCAAGGAGCTGCTCGAAGCCGGGGTCCACTTCGGTCACCAGACGCGCCGGTGGAACCCGAAGATGCGCCGCTTCATCCACGGCGAGCGCAACGGCATTCACATCATCGATCTAACCCAGACGGAGCCGCTGCTCAAGCGTGCTTGCGAGTTCGCCCGCGACGTCGCTGCGCGCGGCGGAACGATCCTCTTCGTGGGCACCAAAAAGCAGGCCCGTGAGGCCATCGAGGAAGCAGCTAAGCGCTGCGGGATGCCGTACGTCAACAACCGCTGGCTGGGTGGCCTGTTGACCAACTGGGCGACGATCTCCAAGCGCATCGATCGCCTTCACGAGCTCGAGCAGTGGACGGAGAACGGCACCATCGAACTGCTGCCGACGCGCGAGCGTATCCACGCTCAGCACGAGCTCGCGAAGCTGCGCACCAACCTCGGCGGCGTACGCAACATGCAGCGACTGCCTGACGCGGTGTTCATCGTCGACCTCAAGACCGAGGAAATCGCCGTCCGCGAGGCGCGCCGCCTGGGCATACCGATCATCGGGCTGGTCGATACCAATGCCGACCCCGACCCCGTGGACTACGTAATTCCTGGTAACGACGATTCGATCCGCTCTTGCAAACTGATCGTCGACGCCATCGCCGACGCCATCGCCGAGGGCCGCGAGCAGTTCGCGGTGCTTGAGGCGGAGCGCGCGCAGCGCGAGGCGGAGGAGCGGGAGCGCGAGGAGCGGGAGCGCCGCGAGCGCGAGGAGCGGGAGCGAGAAGAGCGCGAACGGCGAGCGCGCGAAGAAGCGCTGGCTGCCGGTTTCTCGCCTGATGCACCGGCGGATGCGGAACCCGCTGAGGTGGCTATGCGCGAGCTGCGCACCTTTGAGCCTGACGAGGAGGTCTGA
- a CDS encoding CHAP domain-containing protein gives MGIEATLARIAAIEARIDALTNARPTAAAATSFAALLRGNLEAPGATATAAASGSVGLRAPVSASAVGGRMLALARAELGVREAPPGSNDGPRIALYRSAVPGGPVGPWCAYFVSWLARQAGAPLGDRGQGFASVDALWSWARAAGRTYGPEEVPRPGDLVVWDEHIGIVERVLPDGRIQTIEGNTSDSVARRVHDAAGVIGYVRM, from the coding sequence GTGGGGATCGAAGCCACACTGGCCCGCATCGCGGCGATCGAGGCCAGGATCGACGCCCTTACGAACGCCCGGCCGACGGCCGCCGCCGCTACTTCCTTCGCTGCGCTGCTACGGGGGAACCTCGAGGCACCGGGGGCGACCGCCACTGCTGCGGCGTCCGGGTCCGTCGGCCTACGGGCGCCAGTGTCGGCGAGCGCGGTGGGCGGGCGCATGCTGGCGCTGGCGCGCGCCGAGCTCGGGGTGCGCGAAGCACCGCCGGGCTCCAACGACGGCCCCCGTATCGCCCTCTACCGAAGCGCCGTCCCGGGCGGTCCGGTTGGTCCCTGGTGCGCCTACTTCGTGTCGTGGCTCGCAAGGCAGGCCGGAGCTCCGCTCGGCGACCGTGGTCAAGGCTTCGCCAGCGTCGACGCGCTGTGGTCGTGGGCGCGCGCCGCCGGGCGCACCTACGGGCCCGAGGAGGTCCCGCGTCCGGGTGATCTGGTGGTGTGGGACGAGCACATCGGCATCGTCGAACGCGTGTTGCCGGACGGGCGCATCCAAACGATCGAGGGCAACACCTCCGACAGCGTCGCCCGCCGCGTGCACGACGCCGCCGGTGTGATCGGTTACGTGCGCATGTAA
- a CDS encoding flagellin, which yields MSLRIQNNVEAFTAQRYLQNTSWKLSKSMERLSSGFRINRAADDAAGLAISEKMRGQIGGLGQAQRNVQDAVSMVQTAEGSLSQVHSMLQRVRELAVQYQNGTLSATNRAAIQSEVNQLASEIERIGQSSEFNGIKLLSTASTVTFQVGPNDGQTISVATVSLGSIVTASVFVLGETNDLAQIDAAIDAVSSERAKFGAVQNRLEYTLNDLSTYQENLVSAESRIRDVDMAQEAVTLAKYQVLQQSGVAMLAQANQAGQAVLALLR from the coding sequence ATGTCCCTTCGGATCCAGAACAACGTCGAGGCGTTTACCGCCCAGCGTTACCTCCAGAACACGAGCTGGAAGCTCTCGAAGTCGATGGAGCGGCTGTCTTCGGGCTTCCGCATCAACCGCGCCGCCGACGACGCGGCGGGCCTCGCGATCAGCGAGAAGATGCGCGGCCAGATCGGCGGCCTCGGACAGGCGCAGCGCAACGTCCAGGACGCCGTCTCGATGGTGCAGACGGCCGAAGGCTCGCTCTCCCAGGTGCACTCGATGCTCCAGCGGGTCCGTGAGCTGGCGGTCCAGTACCAGAACGGAACGCTGTCGGCCACCAACCGGGCGGCGATCCAGTCCGAGGTCAACCAGCTCGCGTCGGAGATCGAGCGCATCGGCCAGAGCTCCGAGTTCAACGGCATCAAGCTGCTGAGCACCGCGAGCACGGTCACCTTCCAGGTCGGCCCGAACGACGGCCAGACGATCTCGGTGGCGACCGTCAGCCTTGGCAGCATCGTCACCGCCAGCGTCTTCGTGCTGGGCGAAACCAACGACCTGGCGCAGATCGACGCGGCGATCGACGCCGTCAGCTCCGAGCGAGCCAAGTTCGGGGCGGTTCAGAACCGGCTCGAGTACACGCTCAACGACCTCTCGACGTACCAGGAGAACCTGGTCTCCGCCGAGAGCCGGATCCGCGACGTCGATATGGCTCAGGAGGCCGTCACCCTGGCCAAGTACCAGGTGCTCCAGCAGTCCGGTGTCGCGATGCTGGCGCAGGCCAATCAGGCGGGGCAAGCAGTCCTGGCGCTCCTGCGCTAG
- a CDS encoding glycosyltransferase family 2 protein yields MSAAQGVTVVAYLGDEPAAARAFCESLAALSAQPRHEVVLIADSAPRLEPLLAALDGDVTVLRTGRHLGAAAALASAGERARGRKVVLVARPIVFGPSWLAALLAPLDEDTVLAAVPPGARSTLADSPAVALDAATYAALASAFEVDDDLVIAELLLRVAAKGRVAVADARAASFPAPRSLLRAAVGGEPELSVVIPTLDAASERAQRCLRAVQRTLEQPHEIVVVDNGAPAQGFSAPVNAGLRAARGQYVVMINDDVEPLPGWWPPLREALDNGATVVFPDTVGGFRRADFAAWCFALKRATVEELAVAPGEFFDPELRVWYQDTDLLLRLAACGRPPRLVPAARVRHGLSETVESDDPELSAWVRARRELDRAHFERKHPGVVLRPFTIARNHGDG; encoded by the coding sequence ATGAGCGCTGCGCAGGGGGTCACGGTTGTCGCCTACCTCGGGGACGAGCCGGCTGCTGCGCGCGCCTTCTGCGAGTCGCTAGCCGCGCTGTCGGCGCAGCCGCGCCACGAGGTCGTCTTGATCGCCGATTCGGCGCCACGCCTCGAGCCGTTACTGGCGGCGCTCGACGGCGATGTCACGGTCCTGCGCACGGGCCGCCACCTCGGTGCGGCCGCGGCGCTCGCGAGTGCCGGTGAGCGCGCACGTGGCCGAAAGGTCGTCCTCGTCGCTCGACCGATCGTGTTCGGTCCCAGCTGGCTCGCAGCGCTGCTCGCGCCGCTCGACGAGGACACGGTGCTCGCGGCCGTGCCCCCGGGTGCGCGCTCGACGCTCGCGGACTCACCGGCAGTGGCCCTCGATGCGGCCACCTACGCGGCCCTAGCGAGCGCCTTCGAGGTCGACGACGACCTGGTGATCGCCGAGCTCTTGTTGCGGGTCGCGGCGAAGGGGCGGGTGGCGGTCGCCGACGCGCGCGCGGCGAGCTTCCCGGCACCGCGCTCACTGCTGCGGGCGGCGGTGGGTGGCGAGCCCGAGCTGAGTGTGGTGATCCCAACGCTCGATGCAGCCAGCGAGCGTGCCCAGCGCTGCCTGCGCGCCGTGCAGCGCACGCTCGAGCAGCCGCACGAGATCGTGGTGGTCGACAACGGCGCGCCCGCGCAGGGCTTCAGCGCGCCGGTAAACGCTGGGCTGCGCGCCGCGCGCGGCCAGTACGTGGTCATGATCAACGACGATGTCGAGCCCTTGCCAGGTTGGTGGCCACCGCTGCGCGAGGCGCTGGACAACGGCGCGACGGTGGTTTTTCCGGACACCGTTGGCGGCTTCCGCCGCGCTGACTTCGCAGCCTGGTGTTTCGCGCTCAAGCGAGCGACCGTGGAGGAGCTCGCGGTCGCCCCGGGCGAGTTCTTCGATCCCGAACTTCGGGTTTGGTACCAAGACACTGACCTGCTGTTGCGGCTTGCGGCGTGCGGGCGCCCGCCCCGCTTGGTGCCGGCTGCGCGCGTGCGTCACGGCCTTTCGGAGACGGTCGAGAGCGACGATCCTGAGCTGTCGGCTTGGGTGCGCGCGCGCCGTGAGCTCGATCGCGCGCACTTCGAGCGCAAGCACCCGGGCGTCGTGCTGCGTCCGTTCACGATCGCCCGCAACCACGGCGACGGCTAG
- a CDS encoding flagellar brake protein, whose translation MPAPSVVPRRLQRVTLAVRDHELPALVEGEREPGLWTLVLLVPASGLAGTPFPACLKFAGERGLHELHGTLAANDGQGRVLFAVRAGKVEQRRELVRVDVMLPVVLRWQTTVGVRTLRTTTLDLSGGGALVVGPAGMKPGQPLTVCLALGDGGPDLLLRAEVVRVVERTRLALRFTDISDRQRERIIRFTLRYQREQIRRRREVISGG comes from the coding sequence ATGCCCGCTCCGAGCGTGGTACCGCGGCGACTGCAGCGCGTGACGCTGGCGGTGCGCGACCACGAGCTCCCGGCGCTCGTCGAAGGCGAGCGCGAGCCCGGCTTGTGGACTCTCGTGCTGTTGGTGCCGGCGTCCGGACTCGCCGGGACGCCGTTTCCGGCTTGCCTGAAGTTCGCAGGCGAGCGCGGTCTGCACGAGCTGCACGGGACGCTCGCGGCGAACGACGGCCAGGGACGCGTTTTGTTCGCTGTGCGTGCCGGCAAGGTCGAGCAGCGGCGGGAGCTGGTGCGTGTCGACGTGATGCTGCCGGTCGTGCTGCGCTGGCAGACGACGGTCGGGGTCCGGACGCTGCGCACCACGACGCTCGACCTCAGCGGCGGCGGCGCGCTGGTGGTTGGCCCCGCTGGTATGAAGCCCGGCCAACCGCTCACCGTCTGCCTTGCCCTGGGTGACGGCGGTCCCGATCTGCTGCTGAGGGCGGAGGTGGTGCGGGTAGTCGAGCGCACGCGCCTGGCGCTGCGCTTCACCGACATCTCGGATCGCCAGCGTGAGCGGATCATCCGCTTCACCCTGCGCTACCAGCGCGAGCAGATCCGCCGGCGTCGGGAGGTCATCAGCGGTGGCTGA